GTTTTGGATGCAATAGCAACGTTCATTCCCGAAGAGATAGACGAAGATGATGTTCTCTTTGACATCGTTGAGACAGAGGGCTACTTCGGGAACCCAATAAAAGTAGTCAACGTCGAGATAAAGAGGAGCAAAGCGGTGAGGAAGTTCCTGGAGTACTTCAAGGAACTGCTTAGCGGGGAGGACAAGAGGTACCTCCTCGACCACCTCGACGAGAAGGTTGATGAAGAGGGGACTTTCTACGTCCGCTTCAACAAGCAGAAAGCTTATCTCGGAGAGGCCGAGGTCGATGAGGGGGCTGACGTTATCCAGGTTAGGATAAAGGTCAAGGCCTTTCCAATGAGGAAGGAAGCGGTCGTCAAAGCCGTGCGGGAGTGGCTGGAGGAATGAACGAGGAAGTTTCCTTTTCGAGGGACTACTTCGTCGAGATGGACGTTAGGAATGAAGAAGCCTACGAACTGGCAAGCGAGTGGTTTGATGAAGTGGTCTTCACAAAGAAGCTCGTCCTTGAAGGCCCTCCGGAATGGTCCACTCTTAAGGAGGAACTCAAGGAGCTCCGCGGAAAGTACGGAAAGGTCGCTCTCCTCCTCGTAACCAAGAAGCCAAGCCTGATAAGGGAAGTAAAGAGCAGAAACCTAAAGGGCCTCCTATACGTCCAGGGCGGCGATATGAGGGTGAACAGAATGGCAATAGAGAGCGGCGTCGATGCCCTTATAAGTCCCTGGTTCGGCAGGAAGGATCCTGGCTTCGACCACACCTTAGCGGGAATGGCCGCGAGACGAGGAGTTGCTATAGGGTTTTCCCTCTCGCCGCTCCTCAATGCGAATCCCTACAGCAGGGCTCAGGTTCTCCGCTTCATGATGAAGACCTGGCAGTTGGTAAAGAAGTACCGCGTTCCAAGGTTCATCACGTCTTCCGCAGAGAGCAGGTGGGAAGTGAGAGGGCCGAGGGATTTGATGAGCCTTGGGATAAACCTCGGGATGGAGATTCCAGAGGCGAGGGCAAGCCTGAACTTTTATCCCAGGAAAATATTAAAAAAGCTGGGCTAACCCTCCAAAGCCGGGAAGTAGTCCGGCTCGTAGTCCTTGAGCTTGCCATCGAGGTAGTCCTCGTAGCCCTTAAGATCGAGCAGGCCGTGCCCGCTGAGGTTGAACAGGATGACCTCTTCCCTGCCTTCCCGCTTTGCTTCAAGCGCCCTGTCCACCGCA
This Thermococcus stetteri DNA region includes the following protein-coding sequences:
- a CDS encoding RNA-binding protein yields the protein MAQLRAHHVRLTTFIQATEDEDKVLDAIATFIPEEIDEDDVLFDIVETEGYFGNPIKVVNVEIKRSKAVRKFLEYFKELLSGEDKRYLLDHLDEKVDEEGTFYVRFNKQKAYLGEAEVDEGADVIQVRIKVKAFPMRKEAVVKAVREWLEE
- a CDS encoding Ribonuclease P protein component 3, translated to MNEEVSFSRDYFVEMDVRNEEAYELASEWFDEVVFTKKLVLEGPPEWSTLKEELKELRGKYGKVALLLVTKKPSLIREVKSRNLKGLLYVQGGDMRVNRMAIESGVDALISPWFGRKDPGFDHTLAGMAARRGVAIGFSLSPLLNANPYSRAQVLRFMMKTWQLVKKYRVPRFITSSAESRWEVRGPRDLMSLGINLGMEIPEARASLNFYPRKILKKLG